From the Mustelus asterias chromosome 14, sMusAst1.hap1.1, whole genome shotgun sequence genome, one window contains:
- the nr4a2a gene encoding nuclear receptor subfamily 4 group A member 2a isoform X1, with protein MPCVQAQYGSSPQGASPASQSYSYHSGEYSSDFLTPEFVKFSMDLTNTEITATTSLPSFSTFMENYSTNYDVKPPCLYQMPLSNQQSAIKVEDIQMHGYHQQNHLQHPPEEMIHSGSMYYKPSPPPTPTTPGFQVQHSPLWDDPSSLHSFSQNYVATTHMIDQRKAPVSRLSLFSFKQSPPSTPVSSCQMRFDNPLHISMNPETGGGHHVVDSQNFAVPNPIRKQASVGFPGLQIGHGSQLMDSQVPSPPSRNSPSNEGLCAVCGDNAACQHYGVRTCEGCKGFFKRTVQKNAKYVCLANKNCPVDKRRRNRCQYCRFQKCLVVGMVKEVVRTDSLKGRRGRLPSKPKSPQEPSPPSPPVSLITALVRAHVDSNPAMSNLDYSRFQSNPEYQLSGGDTEHIQQFYDLLTGSMEIIRGWAEKIPGYADLPKEDQDLLFESAFLELFVLRLAYRSNPVDGKLIFCNGVVLHRLQCVRGFGEWIDSIIDFSSNLHSMNIEISAFSCIATLAMITERHGLKEPKKVEELQNKIVNCLKDHVTFNGGNLNRPNYLSKLLGKLPELRTLCTQGLQRIFYLKLEDLVPPPTIIDKLFLDTLPF; from the exons ATGCCCTGTGTTCAAGCTCAGTATGGGTCATCGCCACAAGGAGCCAGTCCTGCCTCTCAGAGCTACAGCTACCACAGTGGGGAATACAGCTCTGACTTCTTAACACCAGAGTTCGTCAAATTCAGCATGGATCTCACCAACACTGAAATTACAGCAACTACATCGCTACCCAGCTTCAGCACCTTCATGGAGAATTACAGCACCAATTACGACGTGAAACCCCCTTGCTTGTACCAGATGCCACTGTCCAACCAGCAGTCCGCTATCAAGGTTGAAGACATCCAGATGCACGGCTATCACCAGCAGAATCACCTACAGCACCCACCAGAGGAGATGATCCATTCTGGTTCCATGTATTACAAGCCATCTCCACCCCCTACCCCAACAACTCCAGGCTTTCAGGTTCAGCACAGCCCATTGTGGGATGACCCCAGTTCTCTCCATAGCTTTTCCCAAAACTATGTAGCCACCACCCATATGATAGATCAGCGAAAGGCTCCTGTCTCAAGACTATCTCTTTTCTCCTTCAAGCAGTCGCCCCCCAGTACCCCAGTGTCCAGCTGCCAAATGAGGTTTGATAACCCTCTGCACATTTCCATGAACCCCGAGACGGGAGGTGGTCATCACGTAGTGGACAGCCAGAACTTCGCTGTTCCCAATCCCATCAGAAAACAAGCATCCGTGGGCTTCCCTGGTCTCCAGATTGGTCATGGGTCTCAGCTGATGGACAGCCAGGTACCATCACCTCCATCTCGGAATTCGCCATCAAACGAGGGCCTTTGCGCCGTGTGCGGAGATAACGCTGCCTGCCAGCACTATGGAGTCCGCACATGCGAGGGCTGCAAAGGCTTTTTCAAG CGCACGGTACAGAAAAACGCTAAGTATGTTTGTTTAGCGAACAAGAATTGTCCAGTTGACAAACGCCGCCGGAACAGGTGCCAGTACTGTCGCTTTCAGAAGTGCCTTGTTGTTGGCATGGTGAAGGAAG TTGTTCGTACAGATAGCCTGAAGGGTCGCAGGGGACGACTCCCATCCAAACCCAAGAGCCCCCAGGAGCCGTCTCCCCCTTCTCCTCCGGTCAGCCTCATCACAGCCCTGGTCAGAGCGCACGTCGACTCCAACCCTGCCATGTCCAACCTCGATTACTCCAGG TTCCAGTCCAATCCCGAATACCAGCTGAGCggcggggacacagagcacatCCAGCAATTCTACGACCTCTTGACAGGCTCCATGGAAATCATCCGCGGCTGGGCGGAAAAGATCCCCGGCTACGCCGACCTTCCAAAAGAGGACCAGGATCTGCTTTTCGAATCAGCTTTCCTGGAACTATTCGTTCTGAGGCTAGCCTACCG GTCTAACCCCGTGGATGGCAAGCTCATCTTTTGCAATGGGGTGGTTCTGCACAGGCTGCAGTGCGTCCGTGGCTTTGGGGAGTGGATAGATTCAATCATTGACTTCTCATCCAACCTCCACAGTATGAACATCGAGATTTCAGCTTTCTCCTGCATTGCTACACTCGCCATGATAACAG AGCGACACGGGCTGAAGGAACCCAAGAAAGTGGAAgaacttcaaaataaaattgtAAACTGTCTCAAAGACCACGTGACTTTCAACGGCGGAAACTTAAATCGCCCAAACTACTTGTCCAAACTTTTGGGGAAACTGCCGGAACTCCGCACTCTCTGTACACAAGGTCTTCAGCGCATCTTCTACCTGAAGCTCGAGGACCTGGTTCCACCCCCGACAATAATTGATAAGCTCTTCCTCGATACACTACCATTTTGA
- the nr4a2a gene encoding nuclear receptor subfamily 4 group A member 2a isoform X2: MDLTNTEITATTSLPSFSTFMENYSTNYDVKPPCLYQMPLSNQQSAIKVEDIQMHGYHQQNHLQHPPEEMIHSGSMYYKPSPPPTPTTPGFQVQHSPLWDDPSSLHSFSQNYVATTHMIDQRKAPVSRLSLFSFKQSPPSTPVSSCQMRFDNPLHISMNPETGGGHHVVDSQNFAVPNPIRKQASVGFPGLQIGHGSQLMDSQVPSPPSRNSPSNEGLCAVCGDNAACQHYGVRTCEGCKGFFKRTVQKNAKYVCLANKNCPVDKRRRNRCQYCRFQKCLVVGMVKEVVRTDSLKGRRGRLPSKPKSPQEPSPPSPPVSLITALVRAHVDSNPAMSNLDYSRFQSNPEYQLSGGDTEHIQQFYDLLTGSMEIIRGWAEKIPGYADLPKEDQDLLFESAFLELFVLRLAYRSNPVDGKLIFCNGVVLHRLQCVRGFGEWIDSIIDFSSNLHSMNIEISAFSCIATLAMITERHGLKEPKKVEELQNKIVNCLKDHVTFNGGNLNRPNYLSKLLGKLPELRTLCTQGLQRIFYLKLEDLVPPPTIIDKLFLDTLPF, encoded by the exons ATGGATCTCACCAACACTGAAATTACAGCAACTACATCGCTACCCAGCTTCAGCACCTTCATGGAGAATTACAGCACCAATTACGACGTGAAACCCCCTTGCTTGTACCAGATGCCACTGTCCAACCAGCAGTCCGCTATCAAGGTTGAAGACATCCAGATGCACGGCTATCACCAGCAGAATCACCTACAGCACCCACCAGAGGAGATGATCCATTCTGGTTCCATGTATTACAAGCCATCTCCACCCCCTACCCCAACAACTCCAGGCTTTCAGGTTCAGCACAGCCCATTGTGGGATGACCCCAGTTCTCTCCATAGCTTTTCCCAAAACTATGTAGCCACCACCCATATGATAGATCAGCGAAAGGCTCCTGTCTCAAGACTATCTCTTTTCTCCTTCAAGCAGTCGCCCCCCAGTACCCCAGTGTCCAGCTGCCAAATGAGGTTTGATAACCCTCTGCACATTTCCATGAACCCCGAGACGGGAGGTGGTCATCACGTAGTGGACAGCCAGAACTTCGCTGTTCCCAATCCCATCAGAAAACAAGCATCCGTGGGCTTCCCTGGTCTCCAGATTGGTCATGGGTCTCAGCTGATGGACAGCCAGGTACCATCACCTCCATCTCGGAATTCGCCATCAAACGAGGGCCTTTGCGCCGTGTGCGGAGATAACGCTGCCTGCCAGCACTATGGAGTCCGCACATGCGAGGGCTGCAAAGGCTTTTTCAAG CGCACGGTACAGAAAAACGCTAAGTATGTTTGTTTAGCGAACAAGAATTGTCCAGTTGACAAACGCCGCCGGAACAGGTGCCAGTACTGTCGCTTTCAGAAGTGCCTTGTTGTTGGCATGGTGAAGGAAG TTGTTCGTACAGATAGCCTGAAGGGTCGCAGGGGACGACTCCCATCCAAACCCAAGAGCCCCCAGGAGCCGTCTCCCCCTTCTCCTCCGGTCAGCCTCATCACAGCCCTGGTCAGAGCGCACGTCGACTCCAACCCTGCCATGTCCAACCTCGATTACTCCAGG TTCCAGTCCAATCCCGAATACCAGCTGAGCggcggggacacagagcacatCCAGCAATTCTACGACCTCTTGACAGGCTCCATGGAAATCATCCGCGGCTGGGCGGAAAAGATCCCCGGCTACGCCGACCTTCCAAAAGAGGACCAGGATCTGCTTTTCGAATCAGCTTTCCTGGAACTATTCGTTCTGAGGCTAGCCTACCG GTCTAACCCCGTGGATGGCAAGCTCATCTTTTGCAATGGGGTGGTTCTGCACAGGCTGCAGTGCGTCCGTGGCTTTGGGGAGTGGATAGATTCAATCATTGACTTCTCATCCAACCTCCACAGTATGAACATCGAGATTTCAGCTTTCTCCTGCATTGCTACACTCGCCATGATAACAG AGCGACACGGGCTGAAGGAACCCAAGAAAGTGGAAgaacttcaaaataaaattgtAAACTGTCTCAAAGACCACGTGACTTTCAACGGCGGAAACTTAAATCGCCCAAACTACTTGTCCAAACTTTTGGGGAAACTGCCGGAACTCCGCACTCTCTGTACACAAGGTCTTCAGCGCATCTTCTACCTGAAGCTCGAGGACCTGGTTCCACCCCCGACAATAATTGATAAGCTCTTCCTCGATACACTACCATTTTGA